One genomic window of Psychrobacillus sp. INOP01 includes the following:
- a CDS encoding penicillin-binding protein, which produces MFLLYGGLFFLLLSRFVFIQYTGTAEGQELSTKAENKYSREQTLQASRGEIIDRNGEIIAQDTLSYKMIAVISPSATNNSSIQRHVSDTAKTAEVLSNYIDMTEQEITDLLDKNIKAEKYQVEFGKAGRDISNQLMEEIKSNKLPGIIFIEDLKRLYPNGQFASHLIGFALKEEKEDGTAESVGKMGLEYIYDEELTGTPGKVEFKSDTKGFLLPNAEKMVTEAQDGLDIHLTLDKTIQNFLEDAMNNAQEKYEPERMTAIVADPKTGEILAMSQRPTFEPNTREGLSTNWLNEVTEQTIEPGSTFKIFTLASAIEEGVWAPNATFKSGSYTVYDTTIRDHNVVGWGNISYLEGFQRSSNVSMAYLLNQIGEKTFNEYIKLFGFGQKTGIDLPHEATGIIADSGPVERITTTYGQGTTVTPIQMVQAMTAIANEGKMMQPYIIDKIVNPNTNEVVQNHKPTEKESPISAATAQQVKEILASTVTSEKGTAKKFKLNGYTSAGKTGTAQIAKPGGGYYWGRNDFLYSFLGMAPVEDPQLIVYIMVHRPNLELTESGSDATSEIFNTVTERSLKYLNIEPENLELANPIEIPNVIGENMIESQSKLEALGLKTVVIGQGDKVVEQYPEANTSTISNGTVFIKGQGDIQLPNFKGWSKRNVMIYKSLSNLQIDIVGEGFVTEQSLTGGSIVTADTPIVVQFATPEEVTNMETNREEIITDLPQD; this is translated from the coding sequence ATAGTAGAGAACAAACTCTTCAAGCGAGTAGAGGTGAAATAATTGATCGTAATGGTGAAATTATTGCACAGGATACACTTAGCTACAAAATGATTGCTGTGATTAGCCCCAGTGCCACTAACAATAGTAGTATACAAAGACATGTTAGTGATACAGCAAAGACTGCTGAAGTTCTATCGAATTATATAGATATGACAGAACAAGAGATTACAGATTTACTAGATAAGAATATAAAAGCTGAGAAGTACCAAGTGGAATTTGGAAAAGCTGGTAGGGATATTAGTAACCAGCTAATGGAAGAGATTAAAAGTAACAAACTGCCTGGAATTATTTTTATAGAGGATTTGAAAAGATTATACCCAAATGGCCAGTTTGCTTCTCATTTAATAGGTTTTGCTCTAAAAGAAGAGAAGGAAGATGGGACAGCTGAATCAGTAGGAAAAATGGGGCTTGAATATATTTATGATGAAGAGCTGACAGGTACGCCAGGGAAAGTAGAATTCAAGAGTGATACAAAAGGTTTTTTACTTCCGAATGCTGAAAAGATGGTGACGGAGGCACAGGATGGCTTGGATATCCACCTAACGCTAGATAAAACCATTCAAAACTTTCTAGAAGATGCGATGAATAATGCACAAGAAAAATATGAACCAGAGCGGATGACGGCTATTGTAGCAGATCCGAAAACAGGGGAAATATTAGCTATGTCCCAGCGTCCTACCTTTGAACCGAATACTAGAGAAGGATTATCAACCAACTGGTTAAATGAAGTAACAGAGCAGACGATTGAGCCAGGATCTACCTTTAAGATATTCACACTAGCCTCTGCTATTGAAGAGGGAGTATGGGCACCTAATGCTACCTTTAAATCTGGGTCCTATACTGTATATGATACAACAATTCGTGATCATAACGTAGTAGGATGGGGAAATATATCGTATTTAGAAGGATTTCAACGTTCTTCAAATGTATCTATGGCTTACTTACTCAACCAAATTGGAGAGAAAACATTCAATGAGTACATTAAACTCTTTGGATTTGGACAAAAGACTGGCATCGACCTTCCACATGAAGCAACTGGAATTATAGCAGATTCTGGTCCAGTTGAACGTATTACTACAACATATGGTCAGGGGACAACTGTGACACCTATACAAATGGTGCAAGCTATGACTGCTATAGCAAATGAAGGCAAGATGATGCAACCCTATATTATTGATAAAATTGTCAATCCAAATACAAATGAAGTAGTACAGAATCATAAACCGACTGAGAAAGAATCTCCTATTTCTGCAGCAACTGCACAACAGGTAAAAGAAATACTGGCGAGCACCGTAACATCAGAAAAAGGTACTGCCAAGAAATTTAAGTTAAATGGATATACATCAGCTGGTAAAACAGGTACTGCCCAAATAGCAAAACCAGGTGGTGGTTACTACTGGGGAAGAAATGATTTTCTATATTCTTTCTTAGGGATGGCTCCAGTTGAGGATCCGCAGTTAATCGTGTATATCATGGTTCATCGACCTAATTTGGAGTTAACAGAATCAGGCTCCGATGCGACATCAGAAATCTTCAATACAGTGACGGAAAGAAGTTTGAAATATTTAAACATCGAACCTGAGAATTTGGAACTTGCGAATCCAATTGAAATACCAAATGTAATTGGAGAAAATATGATAGAAAGTCAAAGCAAACTGGAAGCACTTGGGTTGAAAACTGTAGTTATTGGTCAGGGCGACAAGGTAGTAGAGCAGTATCCAGAGGCTAATACATCAACTATTTCAAATGGCACAGTCTTTATAAAGGGACAGGGAGATATTCAATTGCCTAACTTTAAGGGATGGTCAAAAAGAAATGTCATGATCTATAAATCATTATCCAATTTACAGATTGATATTGTTGGAGAAGGATTTGTAACAGAACAGAGTCTGACTGGAGGATCGATTGTAACTGCTGATACTCCAATCGTCGTCCAATTTGCAACTCCAGAGGAAGTAACGAATATGGAGACAAATAGAGAAGAAATAATAACAGATCTTCCTCAGGATTAA
- a CDS encoding penicillin-binding transpeptidase domain-containing protein, translated as MRLRMIWIMIIFLFLLVLFKLVQLQFFQFDELTTKAKESWDRELPYASLRGNILDRNGEVIVGNKLAPTLFYMPSQNDDPEKVADEIGSLIGMDKGELLEQINKRSYLVKIAPKGKNISSELAMDIQDKNIKGLYAGVDYIRDYPYGNMLSRLIGFTGYDAQGLAGIEYQYDSILKGESSAVRMFTDAKGVPLPHVDDGWKNGVKGNHVQLTVDLDIQNVVERELTQAMQKYEATQAIAIVMNPKNGEILALASAPNFDPSKYQEVDSTIYNRNLPVWMTFEPGSTFKIITLSAALEENVVDLEEDHFHDIGYTMVEGSRLRCWKREGHGDQTFLEVVENSCNPGFIELGNRVGAEKLSEYIRNFGFGESTGSGMAGESTGILFSKENFGPVEHATTSFGQGISVTPIQQVQAVAAAVNGGYLYKPYIVKNTIDGETNEILTSSEPEMKRQVISEETSAIVRDALEHVVAEGSGRNAYRDQLRIGGKTGTAQKVQDGRYMEGEYIVSFIGFAPADNPELIVYVAIDNPKHSSQFGGVIAAPIVGQILEDSLKTKGSGTQLEKEYRWGDVEQVRTPNLVGTKRKEITSYMYPFTIVWHGDGDEIISQLPKENGLIPLDGTIHVYTNK; from the coding sequence ATGCGTCTACGAATGATTTGGATTATGATTATTTTTTTATTCTTGTTGGTACTTTTTAAATTAGTTCAACTTCAATTTTTTCAATTTGATGAGCTTACGACGAAAGCGAAAGAAAGCTGGGATAGAGAACTACCCTACGCCTCGCTTCGTGGAAACATCTTGGATCGTAATGGAGAAGTAATTGTTGGAAATAAGCTTGCACCTACCTTATTTTATATGCCATCTCAAAATGATGATCCTGAAAAGGTAGCAGATGAAATTGGATCATTAATTGGTATGGACAAAGGTGAACTTTTAGAGCAAATAAACAAAAGAAGTTACTTGGTAAAAATTGCACCAAAAGGAAAAAATATTTCTAGTGAACTAGCAATGGACATACAAGATAAGAATATTAAAGGATTGTATGCAGGAGTCGATTATATAAGAGACTATCCTTATGGTAATATGTTATCTAGATTAATAGGATTCACAGGATATGATGCACAAGGACTTGCTGGAATCGAGTATCAATATGATTCAATTTTAAAAGGTGAATCTTCCGCTGTTCGAATGTTTACTGACGCAAAAGGAGTACCACTTCCACATGTGGACGATGGCTGGAAAAATGGCGTAAAAGGTAATCATGTTCAACTTACAGTAGATTTAGATATTCAAAATGTGGTTGAACGTGAGCTTACTCAAGCTATGCAAAAGTATGAGGCAACCCAAGCGATTGCAATCGTTATGAACCCTAAAAACGGTGAAATTTTAGCACTTGCTTCTGCTCCAAACTTCGACCCATCTAAATACCAAGAGGTGGATTCAACTATTTATAACCGAAACTTACCAGTATGGATGACCTTTGAACCTGGTTCAACTTTTAAGATTATTACATTAAGTGCTGCATTAGAAGAGAATGTAGTAGACTTAGAGGAGGATCACTTTCATGATATTGGTTATACCATGGTTGAAGGATCTAGGCTTCGTTGCTGGAAACGTGAAGGGCATGGAGATCAAACATTCTTAGAGGTTGTTGAAAACTCTTGTAACCCTGGTTTTATTGAATTAGGAAATAGAGTTGGTGCAGAGAAGCTGTCAGAATACATACGTAACTTTGGCTTTGGTGAATCAACAGGATCAGGGATGGCTGGTGAATCAACGGGTATTCTATTTAGTAAAGAGAACTTTGGACCAGTTGAACATGCTACAACATCCTTCGGCCAAGGGATATCTGTTACTCCAATTCAACAAGTGCAAGCTGTAGCTGCGGCAGTTAATGGTGGTTATCTCTATAAGCCATATATTGTGAAAAATACAATCGACGGTGAAACAAACGAAATATTAACAAGTAGCGAGCCGGAGATGAAGCGTCAAGTTATTAGTGAGGAAACTTCGGCTATTGTACGAGATGCTTTGGAACACGTGGTCGCGGAAGGATCAGGTAGAAACGCGTATCGTGACCAGCTTCGCATTGGTGGAAAAACAGGTACAGCGCAAAAAGTTCAAGACGGCAGGTATATGGAAGGTGAATACATCGTTTCCTTTATCGGTTTTGCACCTGCAGATAATCCAGAACTTATTGTATACGTGGCAATTGATAACCCAAAACATAGCAGTCAATTTGGAGGAGTCATTGCAGCACCTATTGTAGGTCAAATTTTGGAAGACTCCCTGAAGACAAAAGGTAGTGGCACCCAACTGGAAAAAGAATATAGATGGGGAGATGTGGAGCAAGTTCGTACACCAAATCTAGTGGGAACGAAAAGAAAAGAAATCACGTCCTATATGTATCCGTTCACTATTGTTTGGCATGGTGATGGAGACGAAATAATATCCCAATTACCAAAAGAAAATGGGCTCATCCCATTAGATGGGACGATACATGTTTACACAAATAAATAA
- the mraY gene encoding phospho-N-acetylmuramoyl-pentapeptide-transferase → MTLSTTVITLIVSFLLSVILAPIVIPYLRKMKFGQSIREEGPQSHQKKAGTPTMGGLIFLASIIISTLGLSFYFDKLTTQSIVLLVILVGFGVIGFLDDFIKVVLKRNLGLTSIQKLIGQILIAVIAYFLLKQGPFDTTIEIPFTQMELPLGQLYIAFLIFWLVGFSNAVNLTDGLDGLVAGTATVAFATFGVLALAYEQTDIAIFTFSVSGALLGFLLFNKNPAKVFMGDTGSLALGGALAMVSILVKHELLLLLVGIIFVIETLSVILQVISFKTTGKRIFKMSPIHHHFELSGWNERKIVTVFWAIGFIAAMIVVCLEVL, encoded by the coding sequence ATGACATTATCTACAACGGTTATTACACTTATTGTTAGTTTTTTACTTTCTGTTATTCTTGCTCCAATCGTTATTCCATATTTAAGAAAAATGAAATTTGGTCAAAGTATAAGAGAAGAAGGCCCTCAGTCGCATCAAAAAAAGGCGGGTACTCCTACAATGGGAGGGCTAATCTTCTTAGCTTCCATTATTATTTCTACACTTGGTCTTTCATTTTATTTTGATAAGTTAACGACTCAGTCAATTGTTTTATTAGTTATTTTGGTAGGATTTGGTGTCATTGGGTTTTTAGACGATTTTATAAAAGTTGTATTGAAAAGAAATCTAGGTTTAACATCAATTCAGAAGCTAATTGGTCAAATCCTTATTGCAGTTATCGCTTACTTCTTACTAAAGCAAGGTCCATTTGATACAACAATCGAAATACCGTTTACACAAATGGAACTACCTTTAGGTCAATTGTATATAGCGTTCCTAATATTCTGGCTAGTTGGATTTTCAAATGCGGTCAACTTAACAGATGGCTTGGATGGTTTAGTAGCAGGAACTGCAACGGTTGCCTTTGCGACATTCGGTGTTCTAGCGCTTGCTTATGAACAAACAGATATAGCTATATTCACATTCAGTGTTTCAGGTGCGCTTTTAGGCTTTTTATTGTTCAACAAAAATCCAGCGAAAGTCTTTATGGGAGATACGGGTTCTCTAGCGTTAGGTGGAGCACTAGCCATGGTATCCATCCTAGTTAAACATGAATTGTTATTACTCCTAGTTGGGATTATTTTTGTAATTGAAACGTTGTCGGTAATATTGCAGGTAATTAGTTTTAAAACAACCGGCAAACGTATATTCAAAATGAGCCCGATTCACCATCATTTTGAATTATCAGGGTGGAATGAGCGTAAAATAGTTACCGTATTTTGGGCAATAGGTTTTATAGCTGCAATGATTGTAGTCTGCTTGGAGGTTTTGTGA
- the murD gene encoding UDP-N-acetylmuramoyl-L-alanine--D-glutamate ligase — protein MKKLPIVFHKKILVLGLAKSGTAAAETLHDLGAFVTVNDSKPFEQNENAQYLLSKGLTVICGSHPEDLLDEGFSLIVKNPGIPYTNPVIAEANKRGIPVWTEVELAYRISDAPMIGITGSNGKTTTTTLIFEMLAAANKEPKIAGNIGTVATSVAKEATADNIIVTELSSFQLMGTEELKPKISVLLNLYEAHLDYHKDFQEYTDAKYKITQKQDATDWLVFNGEQQIVKDYAQKSMASQIPFYVSSKTKEGISADDLYVYWNGEPLFERSIIALRGKHNLENVLAATATALTMNCSVEAITNVLSTFHGVKHRTQFIREWKGRKFYNDSKATNALATKSALEGFTEPVILIAGGVDRGHSFDELIPYLNRVKALVHYGATKDRLQKFGEVQGIPSVVSVQTLGEAFEMAIDASSEGDIVLLSPACASWDQYESFEIRGEEFIDRVISLEE, from the coding sequence ATGAAGAAATTACCAATTGTATTTCATAAAAAAATACTCGTTTTGGGATTAGCAAAAAGTGGTACTGCAGCTGCAGAAACTCTTCATGATTTAGGAGCTTTCGTTACTGTAAATGATTCAAAGCCATTTGAGCAAAATGAAAATGCTCAGTATTTGTTATCCAAAGGGCTAACTGTTATTTGTGGAAGTCATCCGGAGGATCTTTTGGACGAAGGGTTTAGCCTGATCGTCAAAAATCCTGGGATACCTTATACAAATCCAGTCATTGCGGAGGCAAATAAAAGAGGTATTCCTGTATGGACGGAAGTAGAGTTAGCATATCGCATTAGTGACGCCCCTATGATAGGAATTACCGGCTCTAACGGGAAGACTACAACGACTACATTAATATTTGAGATGCTTGCCGCAGCAAATAAAGAGCCAAAAATAGCTGGGAATATTGGGACGGTGGCAACTAGTGTTGCAAAAGAAGCGACAGCTGACAATATTATCGTAACCGAATTATCTTCGTTCCAACTCATGGGTACTGAGGAGTTAAAACCAAAAATTTCCGTATTATTAAACTTGTATGAGGCGCATTTAGATTATCATAAGGATTTTCAAGAATACACAGATGCCAAATATAAAATTACTCAAAAACAAGATGCTACCGATTGGTTAGTTTTTAATGGCGAACAGCAAATTGTTAAAGACTATGCCCAAAAGAGTATGGCATCCCAAATACCTTTCTATGTAAGCAGTAAAACAAAGGAAGGTATTAGTGCGGATGATCTATACGTTTACTGGAACGGGGAACCATTATTTGAACGATCGATCATTGCCCTACGAGGTAAACATAATTTAGAAAATGTATTAGCTGCTACGGCTACTGCATTAACGATGAATTGTTCAGTAGAAGCTATTACAAATGTGTTATCGACTTTCCACGGAGTTAAGCATCGTACTCAGTTCATCAGGGAATGGAAGGGGCGTAAGTTTTACAATGATTCAAAAGCTACCAATGCACTTGCCACTAAAAGTGCTTTGGAGGGATTTACGGAGCCAGTTATATTAATAGCAGGTGGTGTGGATCGTGGCCATTCATTTGATGAACTAATACCATACTTAAATCGAGTGAAAGCTTTAGTCCACTACGGTGCAACTAAAGATCGACTGCAAAAATTTGGAGAAGTGCAAGGAATACCTTCAGTAGTTAGTGTCCAAACATTAGGTGAAGCATTTGAAATGGCAATAGACGCATCTTCAGAAGGGGATATCGTATTATTATCCCCTGCATGTGCAAGTTGGGACCAATACGAAAGCTTTGAGATACGTGGAGAAGAATTTATCGACCGAGTTATTTCTTTAGAAGAGTAA
- a CDS encoding FtsW/RodA/SpoVE family cell cycle protein, which produces MFLSIIGILFVHSAGSYWSEVHYKGQMPFALKQAAYLVVGIIGAYIIQRSSFIRSDVFWKGIYVVAILLLIGVLIPGIGVVRNGSQSWIPLGFMNFQPAELAKIAVLGVLAISLADEKKSRMKTYIQSAGLLLLPIGFIMVQPDFGSAFVLVVAVFFLLFAAGLPFKFFLWIGMSGIIAFVLLIVSAPYRLVRIQAFLDPWNDPLGSGFQAIQSLLAIGPAGLFGFGYGNSRQKFLYLPEPQNDFIFSILLEESGFIGGFIIVLAFVIFFTTSFTMAARAKTRERQLMIIGFTSLLAVQTFLNMGVVTGLLPVTGVTLPFISYGGSSLVMTWGIIGIILNLAKETDKEGRR; this is translated from the coding sequence CTGTTTTTATCCATCATTGGTATTTTATTTGTTCATTCAGCGGGATCCTATTGGAGTGAAGTCCATTATAAAGGGCAAATGCCTTTTGCGCTAAAACAAGCAGCGTATTTAGTTGTAGGGATCATTGGGGCCTACATTATTCAAAGATCGAGTTTCATACGGTCGGATGTATTTTGGAAAGGTATATATGTAGTTGCCATACTTTTGCTAATTGGCGTTTTGATCCCAGGCATTGGAGTAGTTCGAAATGGATCTCAAAGCTGGATCCCACTAGGGTTTATGAATTTTCAGCCAGCTGAGTTAGCTAAAATAGCTGTTTTAGGAGTTTTAGCTATCTCTCTAGCAGATGAAAAAAAATCTAGAATGAAAACGTATATTCAAAGTGCAGGCCTCCTATTATTGCCAATTGGCTTTATAATGGTTCAACCAGATTTTGGATCAGCATTTGTATTGGTCGTTGCTGTATTCTTTTTATTGTTTGCAGCAGGTCTTCCGTTTAAATTCTTCCTTTGGATTGGCATGAGTGGAATTATTGCCTTTGTGTTATTAATCGTTTCAGCGCCATACAGACTTGTACGAATACAAGCCTTTTTAGACCCCTGGAATGATCCTCTTGGCTCCGGGTTTCAGGCTATACAATCATTGCTTGCAATAGGGCCAGCTGGATTATTCGGGTTTGGTTATGGAAATAGCCGTCAAAAGTTTTTATATTTACCGGAACCTCAAAATGATTTCATCTTTTCCATCTTGTTGGAAGAGTCGGGTTTCATCGGGGGTTTCATAATCGTACTTGCATTTGTGATCTTCTTTACGACCAGTTTCACGATGGCTGCACGTGCAAAAACACGTGAACGTCAGTTAATGATAATTGGATTTACCTCCCTATTAGCGGTACAAACATTTTTAAATATGGGAGTAGTTACTGGCCTTTTGCCAGTGACAGGAGTAACTTTGCCATTCATCAGTTATGGGGGATCTTCGTTAGTGATGACATGGGGGATTATTGGAATTATTTTAAATTTAGCCAAAGAAACTGATAAAGAAGGGAGGCGGTAG
- a CDS encoding cell division protein FtsQ/DivIB, whose amino-acid sequence MEKIIDIEDRIPTLKERRRRRTNKKFSILLFLFVTTLLIVLYFQSSYSQIQTISLDGAKLVPEQLYIEESTLVIGQSMWSFNESKIENLLASNAWVESVRVQREWLTTVHIQVNEFKQIGYLEDGDFLHIILENGQIIKTDGQVIPKDGPIFTGFENEKIRQRMIKELKLLDSEVLTGISQIKYTPTENDAYSIQVYMNDGNEVQAIIPSFGEKMNYYPSIVSQLNPEVKGIVDLEVGTFFQPYVDVYNVPVEEEVVENEEDQTP is encoded by the coding sequence ATGGAAAAAATCATCGATATTGAAGATCGTATACCTACTCTAAAAGAGCGCAGAAGACGTAGAACAAATAAAAAATTTTCCATTCTACTTTTTCTCTTTGTTACTACGCTATTGATTGTTTTATATTTTCAATCTTCCTATAGTCAAATTCAAACGATATCCCTTGATGGTGCAAAGCTTGTTCCTGAACAATTGTACATAGAAGAAAGTACATTAGTTATCGGCCAATCGATGTGGAGTTTTAATGAAAGTAAAATTGAAAACTTATTGGCAAGTAATGCTTGGGTAGAATCAGTGCGGGTCCAACGTGAATGGTTAACAACCGTTCATATACAGGTAAATGAATTTAAACAAATAGGATACTTAGAGGATGGAGATTTTCTTCATATTATTTTAGAAAATGGACAGATTATTAAAACAGATGGACAAGTTATACCTAAGGATGGTCCCATATTTACTGGATTTGAAAATGAGAAAATTCGTCAAAGAATGATCAAAGAATTAAAACTATTAGACAGTGAAGTGTTAACGGGTATTTCGCAGATAAAGTATACACCAACGGAAAATGATGCCTATTCCATTCAAGTATATATGAATGATGGCAATGAAGTTCAGGCAATCATCCCATCATTTGGAGAAAAAATGAATTATTATCCCTCTATTGTTTCTCAACTGAACCCGGAAGTGAAAGGGATTGTAGATTTAGAAGTAGGAACATTTTTTCAACCATATGTAGATGTGTACAATGTACCAGTAGAGGAGGAGGTTGTGGAAAATGAGGAAGACCAAACTCCTTAA
- a CDS encoding DUF881 domain-containing protein — protein MRKTKLLKVPSRGLITISMVSLVLGFILAYSYSISSDDKKENASGVSGFHEQEKYREKLVEQKERNKELTEEIIVKQQKVRDYEQSFVESEESVEELVEEAELLRLLIGDIPSQGKGIIVSLEDGAYNPSQENPNDYIVHESHVFKVINELKISGAEAISINGQRLHANSYIRCTGPVIVVDGKTFPAPFTIEAVGDPKVLLASVNLGGGVVDQLTSDNIVVTVGEKDLITMPALRDDDYS, from the coding sequence ATGAGGAAGACCAAACTCCTTAAAGTGCCATCGCGAGGGCTTATTACTATATCGATGGTGAGTTTAGTGTTAGGATTTATACTTGCATATTCGTATAGCATTTCCTCAGATGACAAAAAAGAAAACGCTTCAGGTGTCTCGGGGTTCCATGAGCAAGAAAAATATAGAGAAAAATTAGTAGAACAAAAAGAACGAAATAAAGAGCTAACAGAAGAAATTATCGTAAAGCAGCAAAAAGTTAGGGATTATGAACAATCCTTTGTAGAGAGCGAAGAAAGTGTGGAAGAGCTAGTTGAAGAAGCAGAATTACTTCGATTATTAATTGGTGATATTCCATCACAAGGTAAAGGAATTATTGTTTCATTGGAAGACGGTGCTTATAATCCTTCACAAGAAAACCCAAATGATTATATTGTACATGAGAGTCATGTTTTTAAAGTGATCAATGAATTGAAAATCTCAGGTGCTGAAGCTATATCCATTAATGGACAGCGACTTCACGCAAACTCCTATATACGATGTACAGGTCCTGTAATTGTGGTGGATGGGAAAACTTTTCCTGCTCCATTTACAATTGAAGCAGTAGGAGATCCAAAAGTATTACTTGCCTCCGTAAATCTAGGTGGAGGCGTTGTAGACCAACTTACTAGTGATAATATAGTGGTAACTGTCGGAGAAAAAGATTTAATAACTATGCCTGCTCTGCGGGATGATGATTATAGTTGA
- a CDS encoding DUF881 domain-containing protein, whose protein sequence is MKKTVYIRFTIVLLIIGFMLAVQYNTVQNPETRDTRDIWAIRQELSKETETHSELLSEVYVLDQTILKYENMASESAAFALEDTVEQLKEDIGLVQYSGPGLTIKVEPSLESIAFGQPVEGISPDLLIRLINEINRFKAKDIEVDGKRIIYSSPIRDVNGKTTVNNIPVRNAPFTIRIGTSTFEDAQKMYNQLEASTIGDDFYIDNLKLKIGEPEHIITISAYDQTVNNQFLKEVREGES, encoded by the coding sequence ATGAAAAAAACCGTCTATATTCGGTTCACCATAGTTTTGTTAATTATTGGTTTTATGTTAGCGGTACAATATAACACTGTTCAAAATCCAGAAACTAGAGACACGCGTGACATATGGGCTATCCGTCAAGAACTGTCCAAAGAAACTGAAACCCACTCCGAATTACTATCGGAAGTTTATGTGTTAGATCAGACAATCCTTAAATATGAGAACATGGCGAGTGAAAGTGCTGCGTTTGCTTTAGAAGATACAGTGGAGCAACTAAAAGAAGATATCGGTCTAGTTCAATATTCAGGTCCAGGACTCACTATTAAAGTGGAACCATCATTAGAAAGCATTGCATTTGGACAACCTGTAGAAGGTATTTCACCAGATTTACTTATTCGTCTAATCAATGAAATTAATCGTTTTAAAGCAAAAGATATAGAAGTGGACGGTAAACGTATTATATATTCTTCACCAATAAGAGATGTTAATGGTAAAACTACAGTGAATAATATACCCGTAAGAAATGCTCCATTTACGATTAGAATCGGAACCTCCACTTTTGAAGATGCACAAAAAATGTACAATCAGTTAGAGGCTTCTACTATTGGCGATGACTTCTATATCGACAATTTAAAACTTAAGATTGGTGAGCCCGAGCACATTATCACGATCTCAGCTTATGACCAAACTGTAAACAACCAATTTTTAAAAGAAGTACGAGAAGGGGAGTCATAA
- a CDS encoding small basic family protein, protein MWLPLLGLILGISLGLLTEIQIPEIYESYLSIAVLAALDTLFGGIRAHLQHVYDDKVFVSGFFFNIGLAAALAFLGVHLGIDLYLAAIFAFGVRLFQNIAVIRRIMLTKWSERKNQ, encoded by the coding sequence ATGTGGTTGCCATTATTAGGGCTGATACTTGGGATTTCCCTTGGTTTATTAACTGAAATACAGATTCCTGAAATATACGAAAGCTATTTATCGATAGCAGTATTAGCAGCTCTCGATACTCTATTTGGAGGAATACGTGCTCATCTTCAACATGTCTATGATGACAAAGTGTTTGTTTCAGGGTTTTTCTTCAACATTGGCCTTGCTGCAGCTTTAGCGTTTTTAGGGGTGCACTTAGGAATCGATTTATACTTAGCTGCAATTTTTGCGTTTGGGGTACGATTATTTCAAAATATAGCAGTTATTCGTCGAATTATGCTTACGAAATGGTCTGAGAGAAAAAATCAATAA